One Streptomyces dangxiongensis genomic window, CGTGGTCGACGGCGCCGGTGACGTCACCGCGCGCGAGGAGCCGGCCGCCCGAGTAGCAGCCGTACACGAGCAGGAGCAGCGGCAGTTCGGTCCACCACCGCAACCGGGATCGCGGGGCCGCCTCGGTGCCCGGTGTCTCGGTCTGCGGCATCCGCTCGCCCTCCCCCTTCTGCTGTACGGCGCGCCCCGGCGGGCGACCGTGCCACCTTACGGTGTCCGAACGCCGCCCATGAGGGCGCTCCCGGCTTGCGCACCGGTGGTCGTCCAGCCCTCGAAGACGCCGAGACCGCCCGCCGGGTTGCGCCGGAGCGCGGTGCGCGATGATGGAGGGACCGCATGCACACGTTTTTCCGTGGCGTCCGTGTCGGCGTCACCGTCCCGGAAGGTCCCCCATGGCACCGCGCATCCTGCTGGCCCGGCACGGACAGACGGCCTGGTCGCTGTCCGGCAAGCACACCGGCAGGACCGACGTGCCGTTGCTGGAGGAGGGCCGGCGCGGGGCCAAGCTGCTCGGCGAGCGGCTGCACCACGCCCCGCTGGACGGGCTGGCGGACGCGGAGGTGCGCACCAGCCCGCTGTCCCGCGCGCGCGAGACGTGCGAACTGGCCGGCTTCGGCGATCGGGCCACGGCGTGGGACACGCTCATGGAGTGGGACTACGGCGCGTACGAGGGCATGACCCCCGCCGAGATCCAGGCCGCCCGGCCCGGGTGGCTGATCTGGCGGGACGGGGTCCCGGAGGGCGAGTCCCTGGCCGAGGTGACCGCGCGCGCGGACGAGGTGGTGTCCTGGGCGCGTTCGGCCGACCGGGACGTGCTGGTCTTCGCCCACGGGCACATCCTGCGGTCGATCGGGGCGCGCTGGCTGGGCCTGCCCCTGGACTTCGCCGCCCGGATACGACTGAACCCGACGTCACTGTCCGTACTGGGCTGGGCCTACGGCGAACCGGCGATCGAAATCTGGAACGACGTGGGCCACCTGGCAGGCTGACGCCCACCGCCGGGCGGCGCCGGAGCGGAGCAGGGTGACGGACGCCTCGAAGAGGGGCGCGCCCGCCGGGGTGCCGCACGGTGACATCGCCCTCGCCTCGGCGGTCCGCGCACGCCGGGCGGTCGGCGGAGCTGTTCCGGCGGCCCGCCGGCGGCAACGTGCGCCTCGGCGGTGCGTACGCCCGCCCCGGACCCGCCGCCCCGGGCCGGCGGCGCCCCGGCTCACCGGTCCCCCGACCGCGTCCTACGCCCGGCCGGAGCGCGGCAGCGACGCGTGGCGGTTCAGGAAGTCCGGGACGCCCGGCGCGCGTCGGTGCGGGAGCAGGGCCCTGGCCGTGGCCGCCAGCATCGTCCGGATGCGGGAGGACTGGACCTGGTCCAGCAGGCCCAGTACCCGCAGCCCCGCCTCGGCGGCCTCGTCGGGACGGCCCTCGTGGGCGAGGTCGCCGGCCAGTTCCGCGGTGTAGAGCGCGATGTTGCGGGTGAAGTGCGGGTCCTGGAGCCGCGCCGCGTGCCGCGCGTGCCGGGACGCCCGCCGCCAGTCGCCCAGTGTGGACCAGCACTGCGCTTCCAGCCCCTCCAGTTCGGCCTCTCCGTAGAAGCTCATCCACTCGGGGTCGGCGTCCGAGCGGCCCCGTGCGAAGAGGGCCTGCGCGCGGGCCAGCGCCTGCTCGCAGCCGGTGCGGTCGGCGAGCCCCGCCCAGCCGCCCGCCTCGCGCAGCGCGAGGAGGGACATCAGGCGGTCGGAGCCCAGGGCCCGGCCGGCGCGCTGGGCGGCCTGCGCGGCCCGCACCGCCTCCCGGGGGCGGCCGGCGTCCCGTGCCAGGAACGCGGTGTTGCAGAAGGCGTGCGCCTCCAGCCCCGGGTCGCCGGTCATGCGGGCCGTGGCCAGCGCCTCGGCGTAGTGCGAGCGTGCGTCGTCGAAACGGCTGGAGTCGTGGGCCAGCCAGCCCACGGAGATGGCGAGTTCCCCGGCGCCCGCGTGCAGCCGGTCGGCGGTGGCCTGCCGGGTCGCGCCGGCGTCCAGCAGCGCGTACGCCGCGCGCAGCGGAGCCGCCGCGCGCCGGTAGAGGCCGTCCGCGCCGTGCCGGTCGTCGAGCAGCCGGATGCGGCGGACGGCCTCCTCCAGGGCGGCCGCCTCGGGGGCGCCGACGCGCCGGAGCGGCCGCCCGGCCGCCGCGGCACCGGTGGTGATCCCCAGCGGGGCCAGTGTGGCGGCGGCCACCGTGGCGCCTGTGCCGGTCATGAACGCGCGACGCAGCACGTCGCTCTCCTCGTGGTTCCAGGGGCCGTTCTCGTACGGTCCGTACCGGACGTCCGAGGGATCCGGGCCGGCCGGGTCGTGCGGGTCCTGTGTGTCATACGGTCCGAAGGCCCTGCGCGTCTCATCCGGCACCGCACCCGAGGCGCGCGCCTCCACGGCCGTACGCGCCGCGCGTCCGCGGACGGCCGAACGGGGCGCGAAGCCGAGGTCGGTGAGGGTGCGACCGGGGAACATGTGCAGGAGCACCCGTTCGTACGCGTAGTTGGGGCAGCGGATCTCACCCGCCTCGACCCGGCCGACGTAGCGCGCGTCACAGCTCACGCGCTCACCGATCTCCCGCGCCGCCCGCCGTACCAGCGCCGCGAACTCGGCCGGTGAGCGCCGGCCGCGCAGCCGCCGGAAGGCGAGGTTGGGCCGGGGCGGCCGGCCGGACTGTGACGAGGTCACCGTGGACGACGCCATGGCCGGGTCCTCTCGTGCGAACCGTGGAACCGTCGAACCGTGCCGGACCCGGGGGCGGTCTCGGGACGAGGTGTCCGTGTGACGCGCTGGTTCCGGCGGGCCTGAACGTACCCGCTGTGCGGGACCCGCCGCACAGCGTTTGGCTACAAAACGGTCATCTCACGCACGATCTGCCATGAAGTGCCATCCTTTGCGGCGCACTTGTGCCGTTGCCGTTGACGTGCTCGGGCGTTGGACTTCATGGACCGCGAGTGGGCTGTGTGGTGGAGGCCGGCATGGAGACCAGCCAGAGCAAGGATCCTTGGACGTCGCCGTCGCCGTCGCCGTCGCCGTCGCCGTCGTCCACGGCCGCGGGAGGCGATCCGGGGTGCGACCTCGTGACGGTACCGGCCCGGCAGGGCCTGGAGGCGGTCGACATCCTGCGTCGTGGCGCCGGCGACGCGGTGGGGCCCGTCCTGCACGACGACGGCTGCGGCACCCTCGGCTTCGTGGTGCCGGCCGGTACGGCGGCCGGCTGGGACCTGCCGGGCAGCACCTGCACCGAGACGGACGGGCGCGGGCTGCGCCTGGCGCCCGAGCCCCCCGTGGCGGGCTCCGACTGGCTGCTGCCGCCCGGTGAGGCCGACCTCGCCACCGACCCGGCGGTGCTGCGCCGGGCCCTCGGGGAGGCGGCCCGGCTGATCGAGGCGGCCGACAGCCGCCGGTGACGCGCGGGCCCGCGGTAGCTGCGAAAATGGGCGGATGGGCAGGTCGAGGAACACACGGCGCAGGTCGGCCCCCGCCGCGGCCGTGGAGGAAGCGGTCGACGGCGGGCTCGCGCGGCTCGTACCCGACCCGGACCGCGCCCGCGCCTGGACGCTGCTGATCGACGGGGCGCCCCAGTCGCACGTCGACCTGGACGATCCCGCGTACCTGTCCTTCGAGTACCAGCGCCGCATCGGCCATGTCATCGACCTCGCCGCCCCGCCCGGCAGACCCGTGCACGCCGTGCACCTCGGCGGCGGCGCGTTCACCCTCGCCCGGTACGTCGCCGCGACCCGGCCCCGCTCCGCCCAGCAGGTCGTCGAACGGGACGCGGGCCTGGTCCAGTTGGTCCGGCGCGAACTGCCCCTGGACCCCCAGGCCCGCGTCCGGGTGCGTACGACGGACGCCCGCGCGGGGCTCGCCAAGGTGCCGGACGGCTGGGCCGACCTGGTCCTCGCCGACGTCTTCAGCGGCGCCCGCACCCCCGCCCACCTGACCTCCACCGAGTTCCTGGACGAGGTCCGCCGCGCGCTGAAGCCCTCCGGCGTCTACGCGGCCAACCTGGCCGACGGCCCGCCCCTCGCGCACCTGCGCGGCCAGATCGCCACCGCGGCAGCCCGGTTCGCTGAACTCGCGCTCGTCGCCGACCCGGCCGTCCTGCGCGGCAAGCGCTTCGGCAACGCCGTCCTGGTCGCCTCCGACCTGCCGCTGCCGCTCGCCGAACTCACCCGGCGCG contains:
- a CDS encoding histidine phosphatase family protein, whose protein sequence is MAPRILLARHGQTAWSLSGKHTGRTDVPLLEEGRRGAKLLGERLHHAPLDGLADAEVRTSPLSRARETCELAGFGDRATAWDTLMEWDYGAYEGMTPAEIQAARPGWLIWRDGVPEGESLAEVTARADEVVSWARSADRDVLVFAHGHILRSIGARWLGLPLDFAARIRLNPTSLSVLGWAYGEPAIEIWNDVGHLAG
- a CDS encoding spermidine synthase — its product is MGRSRNTRRRSAPAAAVEEAVDGGLARLVPDPDRARAWTLLIDGAPQSHVDLDDPAYLSFEYQRRIGHVIDLAAPPGRPVHAVHLGGGAFTLARYVAATRPRSAQQVVERDAGLVQLVRRELPLDPQARVRVRTTDARAGLAKVPDGWADLVLADVFSGARTPAHLTSTEFLDEVRRALKPSGVYAANLADGPPLAHLRGQIATAAARFAELALVADPAVLRGKRFGNAVLVASDLPLPLAELTRRAASDPHTGRVEHGRALTDFTGGAGPVTDAVAVASPAPPPSVFQ